One genomic segment of Microbacterium sp. ProA8 includes these proteins:
- the otsB gene encoding trehalose-phosphatase has translation MTLDLADDVREAIAGVAASDLLLVALDFDGTLSPLADDPMAARMLPAAREAVSAVVAAPDTVVALVSGRSLVDLRVIAEHDDASRVLLAGSHGAEFWSPDEGLRTHGEDEGDVTLRDAMRAHAEAATAHLEGVWIEPKTFGFGVHTRRATAEAAAEANRLADEIVAAEAPHWRRRTGHNIVEFAFRHEGKDSAIAELRERLGATAVLFAGDDVTDEDALASLGAGDLGVRVGDGPTAAAVRVPDIAALADLLTVLATERTRARG, from the coding sequence ATGACGCTCGATCTCGCCGACGACGTGCGCGAGGCGATCGCCGGCGTCGCGGCATCCGATCTCCTGCTCGTCGCGCTGGACTTCGACGGCACCCTGTCACCGCTCGCGGACGACCCGATGGCGGCACGGATGCTGCCTGCCGCGCGCGAGGCGGTGAGTGCCGTGGTCGCCGCACCCGACACCGTCGTGGCGCTGGTCTCGGGGCGCAGCCTCGTCGACCTGCGGGTGATCGCCGAGCACGACGACGCCTCGCGCGTGCTTCTCGCCGGATCCCATGGTGCCGAGTTCTGGAGCCCGGACGAGGGGCTGCGGACCCACGGCGAGGACGAGGGCGATGTGACGCTGCGCGACGCGATGCGGGCGCACGCCGAGGCCGCGACCGCGCACCTGGAGGGCGTCTGGATCGAGCCGAAGACCTTCGGGTTCGGCGTGCACACCCGACGTGCCACCGCCGAGGCCGCCGCAGAGGCGAACCGACTGGCGGATGAGATCGTCGCGGCGGAGGCCCCGCATTGGCGACGGCGCACCGGACACAACATCGTCGAGTTCGCCTTCCGCCACGAGGGCAAGGACTCCGCGATCGCGGAGCTGCGCGAGCGGTTGGGTGCCACGGCCGTGCTCTTCGCGGGTGACGACGTCACCGACGAGGACGCCCTGGCGAGCCTGGGCGCGGGTGATCTGGGCGTGCGGGTCGGCGACGGGCCGACAGCGGCCGCCGTGCGCGTGCCCGACATCGCCGCCCTCGCCGACCTCCTCACGGTGCTGGCGACGGAGCGGACGCGCGCTCGCGGGTGA
- a CDS encoding trehalose-6-phosphate synthase has translation MTDPHPPAPPERIAELVVVANRLPVDRVVDGDGEAGWRRSPGGLVTALEPVMRRADGAWVGWPGQPDIEVDPFEFEGTHLVPVMLTSEDVELYYEGMSNDTFWPLYHDVIAEPRYRRVWWDAYVKVNRRFAEAAAAVAADGATVWVQDYQLQLVPQMLRDARPDLTIGYFHHIPFPAYGLYSQLPWRRQVLEGLLGADVIGFQRVADAGNFARAVRRQLRYDTKASGITVPGANGTSRRALAKAFPISIDASSYIELARRDDVRARAKEIRESLGNPKKILLGVDRLDYTKGIRHRMKAFGELLEDGKIAVEEVTLVQVASPSRERVAAYMQLRDEIELTVGRINGDHDTMGHTAIRYLHQAYPREEMVALFLAADVMLVTALRDGMNLVAKEYVASRIDNRGVLVLSEFAGAADELPSAVRINPHDIDGMKDAIMRAIDMPSAEQGRRMRALRRKVVENDVARWSRSFLDALDGARERNRFPALNRAAEANA, from the coding sequence GTGACGGACCCCCACCCTCCCGCCCCACCCGAGCGCATCGCCGAACTGGTCGTCGTCGCCAACCGCCTTCCCGTGGATCGCGTCGTGGACGGCGACGGCGAGGCAGGATGGCGGCGCTCGCCCGGTGGGCTGGTGACCGCTCTCGAGCCGGTCATGCGACGGGCGGACGGCGCGTGGGTGGGATGGCCCGGCCAGCCGGACATCGAGGTCGACCCGTTCGAGTTCGAGGGCACGCATCTCGTCCCGGTGATGCTCACCTCCGAAGACGTCGAGCTCTACTACGAGGGCATGTCGAACGACACCTTCTGGCCGCTGTACCACGACGTCATCGCCGAGCCGCGGTATCGCCGCGTGTGGTGGGACGCGTACGTCAAGGTGAACCGTCGCTTCGCCGAAGCCGCCGCAGCGGTCGCCGCGGACGGCGCGACGGTGTGGGTGCAGGACTATCAGCTGCAGCTCGTCCCGCAGATGCTGCGCGACGCGCGCCCCGACCTCACCATCGGCTACTTCCACCACATTCCCTTCCCGGCATACGGGCTCTACTCGCAGCTGCCGTGGCGCCGCCAGGTGCTCGAGGGGCTGCTGGGCGCGGATGTCATCGGCTTCCAGCGCGTCGCAGATGCGGGCAACTTCGCTCGAGCCGTGCGTCGCCAGCTGCGCTACGACACCAAGGCCTCGGGCATCACCGTCCCCGGCGCGAACGGCACCAGCCGGCGGGCCCTGGCGAAGGCGTTCCCCATCTCCATCGACGCCTCGTCCTACATCGAGCTCGCCCGGCGCGACGACGTGCGTGCTCGGGCGAAGGAGATCCGCGAGAGTCTGGGCAACCCGAAGAAGATCCTGCTGGGCGTCGACAGGCTCGACTACACCAAGGGCATCCGCCACCGCATGAAGGCCTTCGGCGAGCTGCTGGAGGACGGCAAGATCGCCGTCGAGGAGGTGACCCTCGTGCAGGTCGCGAGCCCGAGCCGGGAGCGCGTCGCGGCGTACATGCAGCTTCGCGACGAGATCGAGCTCACCGTCGGCCGGATCAACGGCGACCACGACACCATGGGCCACACCGCGATCCGCTACCTCCATCAGGCCTACCCCCGCGAAGAGATGGTGGCGCTGTTCCTCGCCGCCGACGTCATGCTGGTCACCGCGCTCCGCGACGGCATGAACCTCGTCGCCAAGGAGTACGTCGCCTCCCGCATCGACAACCGCGGTGTGCTGGTGCTGAGCGAGTTCGCCGGCGCCGCCGATGAGCTGCCGAGCGCGGTGCGCATCAATCCGCACGACATCGACGGCATGAAGGACGCGATCATGCGTGCCATCGACATGCCGTCCGCCGAACAGGGCCGCCGCATGCGGGCACTGCGCCGGAAGGTGGTCGAGAACGACGTCGCGCGCTGGTCGCGGTCCTTCCTCGACGCCCTCGACGGCGCACGCGAACGCAACAGGTTCCCCGCCCTCAACCGGGCTGCGGAGGCGAACGCATGA
- the ilvD gene encoding dihydroxy-acid dehydratase — MAQPHSPADNTIDIKPRSRVVTDGIEATTSRGMLRAVGMGDADWDKPQIGIASSWNEITPCNLSLDRLAQGAKEGVHAGGGYPLQFGTISVSDGISMGHEGMHFSLVSREVIADSVETVIMAERLDGSVLLAGCDKSIPGMLMASARLDLSSVFLYAGSIAPGWVKLSDGTEKDVTIIDSFEAVGACLAGKMSEADLKRIECAIAPGEGACGGMYTANTMASVAEALGLSLPGSAAPPSADRRRDYFAHRSGEAVVNLLRQGITTRDILTKEAFENAIALAMALGGSTNVVLHLLAIAREADVDLSLHDFNRIGDKVPHVADMKPFGKYVMNDVDRHGGIPVIMKAMLDEGLLHGDALTVTGKTLAENLADLDPDPVDGTVIHTFDNPIHASGGITILHGSIAPEGAVVKSAGFDADVFEGPARVFERERAAMDALEAGAIQAGDVVVIRYEGPKGGPGMREMLAITAAIKGAGLGKDVLLLTDGRFSGGTTGLCIGHIAPEAVDAGPIAFVRDGDLIRVDIAARTLDLLVDEAELDSRRSGWEPLPPRYTRGVLAKYSRLVRSAAEGATTG, encoded by the coding sequence ATGGCCCAGCCCCATTCGCCCGCTGACAACACCATCGACATCAAGCCCCGCAGCCGCGTCGTCACCGACGGCATCGAAGCCACGACCTCGCGCGGCATGCTCCGCGCGGTCGGCATGGGGGACGCTGACTGGGACAAGCCGCAGATCGGCATCGCGTCGAGCTGGAACGAGATCACCCCCTGCAACCTCAGCCTCGACAGGCTCGCGCAGGGCGCCAAGGAGGGTGTGCACGCCGGCGGCGGGTACCCGCTGCAGTTCGGCACGATCTCGGTGTCCGACGGCATCTCGATGGGCCACGAGGGCATGCACTTCTCGCTCGTCTCGCGTGAGGTCATCGCCGACTCGGTCGAGACGGTGATCATGGCCGAGCGCCTCGATGGGTCGGTGCTCCTCGCCGGCTGTGACAAGTCGATCCCGGGCATGCTGATGGCCTCCGCCCGCCTCGACCTGTCGAGCGTCTTCCTCTACGCCGGCTCGATCGCGCCCGGCTGGGTCAAGCTCTCGGACGGCACCGAGAAGGACGTCACGATCATCGACTCGTTCGAGGCCGTCGGCGCCTGCCTCGCGGGCAAGATGAGCGAGGCCGACCTCAAGCGCATCGAGTGCGCCATCGCCCCCGGTGAGGGAGCGTGCGGTGGCATGTACACCGCGAACACGATGGCCTCGGTCGCCGAGGCGCTGGGCCTCAGCCTTCCCGGCTCCGCCGCGCCGCCCTCGGCCGACCGCCGCCGCGACTACTTCGCGCACCGTTCGGGCGAGGCCGTCGTCAACCTGCTGCGTCAGGGCATCACGACGCGCGACATCCTCACCAAGGAGGCGTTCGAGAACGCCATCGCCCTCGCGATGGCGCTCGGCGGCTCCACCAACGTCGTGCTGCACCTCCTCGCCATCGCGCGCGAGGCCGACGTCGACCTGAGCCTGCACGACTTCAACCGCATCGGCGACAAGGTTCCGCACGTGGCCGACATGAAGCCGTTCGGCAAGTACGTCATGAACGACGTCGACCGTCACGGCGGCATCCCGGTGATCATGAAGGCCATGCTCGACGAGGGCCTGCTGCACGGCGACGCGCTCACCGTCACCGGCAAGACCCTCGCCGAGAACCTCGCCGACCTGGACCCCGACCCGGTCGACGGCACCGTGATCCACACGTTCGACAACCCGATCCACGCGAGCGGCGGCATCACGATCCTGCACGGCTCGATCGCCCCCGAAGGCGCCGTCGTGAAGTCGGCCGGCTTCGACGCCGATGTGTTCGAAGGGCCGGCCCGTGTGTTCGAGCGGGAGCGCGCCGCCATGGACGCCCTCGAGGCCGGAGCGATCCAGGCGGGCGACGTCGTAGTGATCCGCTACGAGGGCCCCAAGGGCGGCCCCGGCATGCGCGAGATGCTCGCCATCACCGCGGCCATCAAGGGCGCTGGGCTCGGAAAAGATGTACTACTCTTGACGGACGGACGATTCTCAGGCGGCACAACCGGCCTGTGCATCGGCCACATAGCACCCGAAGCGGTGGACGCTGGTCCCATCGCCTTCGTGCGCGATGGTGATCTGATACGGGTCGATATCGCGGCTCGCACTCTCGACCTACTCGTCGACGAGGCTGAGCTTGACTCCCGCCGCTCTGGCTGGGAGCCGCTTCCTCCGCGCTATACCCGTGGCGTTCTTGCCAAGTACTCCCGACTCGTGCGCTCCGCTGCGGAGGGCGCGACCACCGGTTGA